The nucleotide sequence GAAGGGCTGACGCGAAGATCAATGCCCTCCTCAGCCTCTCCTGGAAGGGTATGGACAGTCCAATGAGGGCGGGTTGGGGATGGGCCAAGGCTCTGTCCAGGGCCTCCCTGTCTGTCAGGCCCAGTGCCTGGGCATCCAGGATCTTTGCTTCGTGCCCGGCTGCTCTCAGTGTGGATGCCAAGTATCCCATGCCCAGGTGTTCCTGCCGGTCCTGAGGACGGATCCCAGGGTGTCTTAGGTTCACCAGGAGTACACTCACCACACCTCACCTCCAAGGGGTGCTTGTCTTCAGAATTCGTTTTCCCTGGGTTCCTGGGCCATGCTCTCCAGGCGCTCCCGGGTGAGATCAGGCACCCGCGCCAAGGCCTTGGCTACGACCTCGTCGGGGAGGACGCCGCGGGGGGGCACCAGGAGCCGGATGGCGCCAAGTCCCTCATCGTACCATGGGAATTCCCATTCCGAATAGAGCCGGCGCAGGACGTCCTCGGGGACCCTGCGCTTCCGGCTGGCGTTTCTCACAAGGCATTCTGCCAGGCTCACCGCGAACACCGCTGCCTTGGAGCAGAAACCGTGGGAGCGGGCCAGCCTTATCCAGCGCGCTCTCAGGGTGCGAGTGAGGCTAGTAGCGTCCAGGAGCACCCTGTCCGGACCCCTTCCAGCCTGGGAGCGCAGCTTGAACAGGCCATTCAAGGACGCGCCCACGATGGTCCAGACCTCCGGCTCCACCATTATGTGGAAGTCCTCCCTGAAGGTGTTCCAGCGGATCAGGTCCGGCCTGACCACCCACCAGCCCTGCTCCTCCATGTAGTCAGCCCAGGTGGACTTGCCGGAGCCTGGCGGGCCCACGGCAAGAACGAACTGTCCCGAGGTGCAAGAGGTCTTGACCTCCGGGCGGGGTGGTACTAGCGACATCATCCTACCTCCCTGGCCTAGTGTGCCCAAGGATGCGTACGGGTCCGGGGCCGCGCATACCCTACTTGCGGGGGTGCGGTTTTCGTGTTTGTCCCTGGTGTCGTGCTGGCGCTGGCCCTCCTGGTCCTCGGGCTGCGCCTGGTGGTGCTGGGCTTCAGGCAGGCCTCAAGAGGTCTCTCCCCTAGACTCACCCGGAAGGCCTTGGGGGGACCCATGCGAGGAGCTCTCCTTGGCGCCTTCGCCACAGCAATTCTCCAATCCTCCAGCATGGTATCTGTGGCAGCCCTGAGTCTTGCCGACTCCGGCGCCATCAGCCTTGGCCAAGCCATGGCGGTGGTCGCCGGGGCCAACGTGGGAACGTGTCTCACGCCCCACCTCATATCCTGGGCCTCCGTGGAGACCTCCTGGCCCCTGGCATCACTGGGTTTCGGCCTCATGCTTGCCTTCCGGTCCAAGGCCCTGGGCCATCTGGGCAGGGCCCTGGTGGGCCTTGCCATGCTGGTGACAGCCGTGGAGGCCATCTCATGGTGCCTGGATTCCTCCGGGCCGGGGCTTGCCCGGTTCGTGGCTCTGGCGGCGGCCCCCTGGGCGGCCTTCCTGGCCGGGACTATGCTGACAGCCCTCATCCAATCCTCCAGCGCTAGCCTGGCCCTGCTCATGGCGGTTGCTGAAGCCGGTCTGGTACCGCTGAATGGCTGCATCGCCTACATGCTTGGCTGCAACGTGGGCACCTGCAGTACCGCGGCCATCGCCTCGATTGCCTCCTCAGTAACCGGTAAGAGGGTAGCGGCGGGGCACTTCATCCTAAACCTGGCCGGGGCCATGGCTGTCATGCCCTTTCTGGTACCCTTCGTGGACCTGGTCAGGTGTCTTACCCCTGTTGCCTCACAGCAGGTGGCAACGGCGAACACCCTGTTCAATGTGGCCTCTACCCTAGCGGCCCTTCCCCTCCTTGGCTGCCTGGTGCGGGCATCCATCCTTGTGGTACCGGGCAAGAAGGAGAGGGCCCATGCTCCCCCGAAACATACTGGGTGGGGAAGGGCTCCCTGAGTGAGCCTTCCTCGAAAGGCAGGGGCTCCCTTGATGATTAGAGCAGTCACCCTCGGAATCCTTCAGGGACTCACGGAGTTTCTCCCCGTTTCCAGCTCGGGACACCTCGTGCTAGCCCAAGACCTTCTGGGCATGGATACCCCAGGCATTACTTTTGAGGTGGTGCTCCACGTGGGGACCCTGCTGGCTGTGCTTGCCGTTTACGGGCGGGACCTGGTTGGGATTACCCGGGGGGTCCTTGGATGGGACACCACCTTCAGGACGAGGGAGTCCAGGCGGCTTGCCCTCTGGATCATCCTGGGGAGCGTTCCCGCCGCACTGGTGGGCATTGGGTTAAAGAGCCATGTCGAAGTGCTGTTCAACTCCGTCCTGGCAGTGGGGATGGCCCTGATCATGACGGGATTCATCCTCTGGGCATCTGGAGGCAAGACAAAGGGAAACAGGCAGGTTGCCAGCCTGGGCCCGCTGGGAGCCGTTTGGATTGGCCTAGCCCAGGCTGCCGCCATTCTCCCCGGCATATCCCGGTCAGGGGCCACGGTGAGCGCCGGTTTTCACCTGGGGCTCAAGCCGCCGGAGGCGGCACGTTTTTCCTTCCTCTTGTCAGTGCCAGCCGTGGCCGGGGCGGCCCTTGTAGATGCCCTGGATGCGCCCTGGGATGGGTTCCCCGCGTCCTTCCTGCTAGTAGGGGCGCTTTCAGCCTCTTTAACGGGCTACGCGGCCATCCGGGTGCTCCTGTGGGTCCTTGCAAGGGGACGCCTGAGGGCGTTCTCCTACTACTGCTTCGCCCTGGGCCTCCTGGCCATCACCTGGCACTTCGCGGGGGCCTAGCCCTTGGGGGGATCGGTACCATGAAGGGTAAAGTGAAGCGTTCCAACGGCGCGGGCCAGAAGCGAAAGACGCTACGAGAAGAGACCCGGTGTGAGATACGGGGGCTCCTTCTCCTGGCCCTGGGTGCCCTGGGGTTTGTGGGCCTTTACTCGGGGGCCACAGGCTTAATGGGACAGGCCCTGTCCAGGGGTCTGAAGATAGGGCTTGGGGATGTGGCCCCAGTAGCCCTAGGACTCTTGGTGGCGTGGGGGCTGGCCCTGATCATCTTCAGGACCCGGGCGTGCTTCTCTTGGCAGCACGTGGGACTCGGCATCCTGCTGATGCTCCTGGCCATCCTGTGCCATGGGGGGTACCCGCATGGCGGGGAGATCGAGGCGGGTGCCAAGGGACTTGGCGGCGGCGTGATTGGGGGGGCCTCCAGGTGGGCCCTGGTCAGGGCCTTCGGACCCAAGGGCATCTACGTTGTCCTGGTGGTCCTGGCCCTGGTGGGCTCGCTCCTGGCCACAGGGCTGACGCTGCGTTCCCTCATCCCCCGGGGCGAGACCCGGGCGCGCCTCGGCTCCTGGGGGCTCCGGACCGCCCGGTGCTTCTGGAGGACGCTGGCCGGGGTTGACAGGGCTGGCCTCGAGAAGGAGGTCCCGCGCCCCAGGGAGCCCCAGGATATCCCCTTGGGCCCGGTTATAGTCCGGGCAGAGGAGATCCAGGACAAGCCCCAGGAGCCAAGGGTGAGGGCCCAGGCGCCCAGGACCCCCAAGAAACCGGAGGAAGTCCCCGTTGAGCACCTGGAGGCCACGGCGATACCGGTGGGCAACTACCGGTTGCCGCCCCTGGATATCCTTGACAAGGGCAGAAAGAAGAAACGCCGGAGCGACCGTGACCTAGAGGAGAGGGCTCGCCTTTTGGAATCCACCCTGGAGAGCTTCGGGGTCCGGGTCTCGGTGGTGGGTGTGAGCGAGGGGCCTGCGGTGACCCGTTTCGAGGTCCACCCGGCGCCGGGGGTCAAGGTGAGCCAGATAACGAGGCTCTCCGACGACATCGCCCTAAGCCTGGCTGCAACCCAGGTGAGGGTCGAGGCCCCGATCCCAGGGAAGCCAGCCCTGGGGATCGAGGTTCCTAACAGTGAGACCAGCATGGTATTCCTCAGGGAGGTTCTGGAGTCTCCCGAGTACCAGAGCGCCCATTCCATCCTCGCGGTGGGGCTGGGCAAGGACATCGCCGGCAGGCCACTGGTGGCGGGGCTGGACAAGATGCTGCACCTCCTCATCGCAGGAGCCACGGGGTCGGGCAAGAGCGTGTGCGTGAACGCCATCATCGCGAGCCTGCTGTTCAGGGCGCGTCCTCACGAGCTGAAGATGCTCCTGGTGGATCCCAAGGTGGTGGAACTCAGCCTCTATAATGGCATTCCTCACCTCCTGGCACCGGTCATCACTGACCCGAAACG is from Bacillota bacterium and encodes:
- a CDS encoding AAA family ATPase encodes the protein MSLVPPRPEVKTSCTSGQFVLAVGPPGSGKSTWADYMEEQGWWVVRPDLIRWNTFREDFHIMVEPEVWTIVGASLNGLFKLRSQAGRGPDRVLLDATSLTRTLRARWIRLARSHGFCSKAAVFAVSLAECLVRNASRKRRVPEDVLRRLYSEWEFPWYDEGLGAIRLLVPPRGVLPDEVVAKALARVPDLTRERLESMAQEPRENEF
- a CDS encoding Na/Pi symporter — encoded protein: MFVPGVVLALALLVLGLRLVVLGFRQASRGLSPRLTRKALGGPMRGALLGAFATAILQSSSMVSVAALSLADSGAISLGQAMAVVAGANVGTCLTPHLISWASVETSWPLASLGFGLMLAFRSKALGHLGRALVGLAMLVTAVEAISWCLDSSGPGLARFVALAAAPWAAFLAGTMLTALIQSSSASLALLMAVAEAGLVPLNGCIAYMLGCNVGTCSTAAIASIASSVTGKRVAAGHFILNLAGAMAVMPFLVPFVDLVRCLTPVASQQVATANTLFNVASTLAALPLLGCLVRASILVVPGKKERAHAPPKHTGWGRAP
- a CDS encoding undecaprenyl-diphosphate phosphatase; translated protein: MIRAVTLGILQGLTEFLPVSSSGHLVLAQDLLGMDTPGITFEVVLHVGTLLAVLAVYGRDLVGITRGVLGWDTTFRTRESRRLALWIILGSVPAALVGIGLKSHVEVLFNSVLAVGMALIMTGFILWASGGKTKGNRQVASLGPLGAVWIGLAQAAAILPGISRSGATVSAGFHLGLKPPEAARFSFLLSVPAVAGAALVDALDAPWDGFPASFLLVGALSASLTGYAAIRVLLWVLARGRLRAFSYYCFALGLLAITWHFAGA
- a CDS encoding DNA translocase FtsK, yielding MKGKVKRSNGAGQKRKTLREETRCEIRGLLLLALGALGFVGLYSGATGLMGQALSRGLKIGLGDVAPVALGLLVAWGLALIIFRTRACFSWQHVGLGILLMLLAILCHGGYPHGGEIEAGAKGLGGGVIGGASRWALVRAFGPKGIYVVLVVLALVGSLLATGLTLRSLIPRGETRARLGSWGLRTARCFWRTLAGVDRAGLEKEVPRPREPQDIPLGPVIVRAEEIQDKPQEPRVRAQAPRTPKKPEEVPVEHLEATAIPVGNYRLPPLDILDKGRKKKRRSDRDLEERARLLESTLESFGVRVSVVGVSEGPAVTRFEVHPAPGVKVSQITRLSDDIALSLAATQVRVEAPIPGKPALGIEVPNSETSMVFLREVLESPEYQSAHSILAVGLGKDIAGRPLVAGLDKMLHLLIAGATGSGKSVCVNAIIASLLFRARPHELKMLLVDPKVVELSLYNGIPHLLAPVITDPKRAAACLKWVVSEMMRRYEMFGDNGVRDIAGYNHLCRERPSLGLHEIPYILVVIDELADLMMVAPVEVEDCIFRLAQMARAAGIHLVVATQRPSTDVITGTIKANMPSRVAFAVTSHVDSRTILDSQGAEKLLGMGDMLFSPVWASKPFRAQGAYISDEELEALVSFVKGQGSPVFHPDIARMERDEDIPIEEEDDKLFARALRIVVEQGQASVSLVQRRLRVGYTRAGRLIDAMEQRGFVGPHEGSKPREVRLTLDEYDRLFHGEPKD